In a genomic window of [Empedobacter] haloabium:
- the rpmG gene encoding 50S ribosomal protein L33, protein MAKTGRDKIKLESTAGTGHFYTTTKNKRTMPGKMEIMKFDPKARKHVTYKETKIK, encoded by the coding sequence ATGGCAAAAACTGGCCGCGACAAAATCAAGCTGGAATCGACCGCCGGTACCGGTCACTTCTACACCACCACCAAGAACAAGCGCACGATGCCTGGCAAGATGGAGATCATGAAGTTCGATCCGAAAGCCCGCAAGCACGTGACGTACAAGGAAACCAAGATCAAGTAA